CACTTCATCGAATTCGACAAACTCTGTTCCCTTGATGGATTGAGCAAAAGATTTTGCCACATCTGGAGGCAACCAGGGGTCACGCATTCCCCAGGCTAACAGTAAGGGATGTTGCCACTGTTGCAACCCCGACTCAATCTCTGCCGTAACCGTTTTAAGTTGCAAACCCTGCACAATTGCCAATAGCGATCGCCCCACATCTGAGCTTTTCAGCCAGGGACGACGATAGACATCCAGATCAGCATCTTCGACGCGATAACCACCGCCTCCTTCAAGGGTGCGATCGACCAGAAGGGGATCTTGCGTCACCATATCACCTACTAACGGAATTCCCATTTGTCGAATTCGCCAGGGTAGTTTTGCCGTCTGCGTCACGGGAGCATTCAAAATTGCCAAGCGATCCACCTGATCCGGATGACGCAGGGCATATTGAATGCCAACGGAACCCAAAAATCCTTGAGCCACCAGATGAAACCGTTCTAATTGCAGTGCATCAACAAATCCAGCCAGTGCCTCCAGAAATGCCTCCGACGTGTAAGCAAAATCGCGGCGATCGGGCTTTGAGGAATAACCACAGCCAATCCAATCGGGGGCGATCGCTCGAAATCCCTCTTCTGCCAGCGCAGGCATCACCTCGCGCCAACTATAACTCTGAGACACTAACCCATGCAGCAACAAAACAGGCAGGCGATCGCTATTGCCCTTGGGCAACGCCTCTCGATAAAACCAGGAGAGAGAGCCAACTTCAAGTAGATGTTCCTCGTTTGCCATTGCCTTGTCCTGCTGCGATGTATGCCAGATTACCTTGTGTTAGAGCTTACCGCTTTGGGCGATCGCGAAACAAGTAACAGGGAATGGGGAATAGGGAGTGGGGAGTAGGGAATAGGAGTGGCGCGATTTATCGCGTCTGCAAAGAGGAGGGAATGGGGAATAGGGAGTGGCGCGATTTATCGCGTCTGCAAAGAGGAGGGAATGGGGAATAGGGAGTGGCGCGATTTATCGCGTCGGTAAAGGGAGGGAGTGGGGAGTAGAGGAGTAGGATGCCAACTGTTAAGAAATACTCTACGTTTAACCGAAATGAATTGGGGACAGTAATAATACATTTGTACTAAACTCTTATCAAAACACCTTGCAGAGTTAGTACAAAAGCATTATCTTTATAGTACACTTGTACCTAGTGACATCTACCGAACGTCAGGTATTGGCAACCCCCCAAGGAGTGTATATGAAACAGTCCCAAGCCGAAATTCAAGCAATCCAGGAAAAACTACGGGCAATCCAGGCTAACCGA
Above is a genomic segment from Oscillatoria sp. FACHB-1407 containing:
- a CDS encoding alpha/beta fold hydrolase, translated to MANEEHLLEVGSLSWFYREALPKGNSDRLPVLLLHGLVSQSYSWREVMPALAEEGFRAIAPDWIGCGYSSKPDRRDFAYTSEAFLEALAGFVDALQLERFHLVAQGFLGSVGIQYALRHPDQVDRLAILNAPVTQTAKLPWRIRQMGIPLVGDMVTQDPLLVDRTLEGGGGYRVEDADLDVYRRPWLKSSDVGRSLLAIVQGLQLKTVTAEIESGLQQWQHPLLLAWGMRDPWLPPDVAKSFAQSIKGTEFVEFDEVGHYPQEDWHEKVSSALLLFFKRRF